In the genome of Impatiens glandulifera chromosome 6, dImpGla2.1, whole genome shotgun sequence, the window tattttttaagaaacttCATGTAGATATAATAACATTGTGTTCGATTAACCCATTTAAacttatttgtgttttaaattgagtatttttttagatatacacgtttaaaaaaaagaaattatttttttttacaaatatgataattaattaagaaaataaaaatacaatgttAAAATAAAGAGATAAACACGTCGTTTACAAAATAGtctaaaatgattaaaattataatattttgaatccatataaaacaatttaaaatcaaGGTTTGTGTCataaaaattactaaaatttaaatcttaaatcAATTGAGTATATAAAATGGtgtttgtatataatatatattgtaatatattaaaaattctaacaaaTAATCAAACTGAGGAAAAACTCTCGAGACGACGACAAAGATAGACCCGACAATAGAGTTGAGAAAGattgaatataatataagaaaaaaaaattgaagggTTGAAATtaatgtgaaaaaataaaattcaaaataaagacATTAAACTatgtttatcttaatatatttttaaaaattagataaattgGTAATAAAAATTTTTTTACTTCCGTCTATGTGAAAACAAACTCCCGCGGTGTTTCCCCTATCAAGGAAGTTTATAACCCCAtcatctaaaaaaacaaaaattaaaatcaaagcAATTAGACCAAGATAGTGAGAACAAGAAACATAACATGACTAGGTCATACATCTTATTAGAAATGAAATAAGACTGACTAACTACAAAGTACAAACAAGCAAACATAGTAATACAGTTGGGAGTGACAAACAGACATCTCTCCTTAGACACACAAAGCCAAACCAGATATTTCAAGAAACCATCTTAGGTTTACCAAACAAAACACTACTACTTAATATAATTTACAGTGACAAAGTGAGAACTGGTTTTTTGTACACAGACAAAAACACACAAAGTAACCAAAGCCAAGAATGATTTGCCTGGGGAGAAagataaaaagaagaagaagccaCAAACCGCACAACTAGTCAAAAGGGACATTGACATCGTTGGCCCGATGGGGGACTCTTCCTCACACCTTTCACCTCATCGGTTTGAAAGAACCCTCTTGTAGGGTTCCACCATTGTTCCAAACACCATAACCATTTAGATGCCCGTTTGGTTGATTGGAATTCTCATTTGGTCCTTTATTATTCGCATCCTTTCCAGAGTCGTCGTTCCCATGCTTCTTTGATGAATTCAGGAAACGGCCGCCACAACCTCTAGCCCTTCTCATTGCGTGTTGATGACGCGATTCATGAAGATATGGCTGCCACAATCAAACACAATTTACACTCATTTTGAATCAGCtgataaaattgaatattaagTGTGAATGCTTAAATAACTGAATTCTAATTACTTGATAAGATAAGTTGTTTTGGTAAAATATGGAACTAATCTTTAGAAAGTACTTAATGACTATTTTACACTAAAGGGTGTGTTCTGAATATTATGTGTTCTgaaatataattgttaaataaaccaaatgaaaatatatgaattttaagtTCTGAATATGCAAGTTGATTTGATAATCAGTTTAAAATGTCGGAAAAGTACTTGAAAGACCATTTTACCCTTGCAATGgtgtaatttaattaatttttaaataataaagttgtATTTTATGCTCATACTAAACTACCAAGTTAATCCATTCATAACTTACCGAATTAAACTACGCCTTCCCAACTTACgtttttaacttaatttgagctgaatcaaaataattaagtagTTTAAACTATCCTTATCAAATGAACTTATTTCAGATAAACACTTAATTTTcagattaaataataagttgTGTTATCAAATAAACAATTGATTTAAGAAAACTGAATATTAAGTATTGAATGTTGAATACTAAATTTTAAGTGACAAAATTGTTCAGTacctgaaaaaaatataaaagttgatCGGTTAAATTGTGGAACAAATGTTGGGAAAGTActtaaagactattttacctttcgacataatttgattaattctaAGGGTTAAACTTGTCTTTTGTGCGATCTTAGTATATTATCGAGCCAAGTCGTtcataagaatattttttttatttgagttgaatctaaataattatgttatttaaacattacttatcaatttaacttaattcaaataagcacttaatcatttaatctACAGAAATAGGCAGCGATATtgtattaaaacaaaaatatatacctTTCTAGCTTTTACGAGCTTCTTTTCAGACTCCAGTTTAGCTCGCACTTGTCTTCGCCGCAGAATCCCATGATATTGTTTGGCGTTCACATAAACGGGCTCTTCTTCCATTTCAAGAGGTAAAGGCATTCTCGTTTGATGCATACCTAATAGATGAGGATGGACCTGTGATAATATAACATAATGTATATTATTCAACCTGGTTGGAATAAAAAACAACTTTGGCCAAATAGAGGTCTAAAATATAGATGCCAAGAAAGCAAATATTTAGAACACTTCCTCAACCAGGACACATTTGAGCGGTTTTGGAAAATATGGCCCATTTGGAACACTTTCTGAAGTAGAAGCTTGGTTTAGACGAGACAATGTCAACAAATTTATGAGTATATGCTTAATTAAGTTATGTTTCTGAACATTATCTCATCTAATTTAGACAAGTTATTTCAGTCGGATAATTGATCTAGGTGAGACAACTAAGTATTTCTCATCAGTATTCGGCTTGAGAAGTGGGATATATCGGCAATTGAATTAGGCTTTGTTtggatttaattcaaataacccctTATCCCATCAAGGATCActtcatcattcaaatcaatAGGTCAAATACACTTGTGTATTTTTTATACCAACCACCAACTAACACTGCCTCTCTCGGACCcacaaaagaaaaccaaaaacaaaaaatgcatcgaaaaagaaagaagaaaggaCATATATAAACACCTGTGGCCCCCCATATGTTAATATCCCACCATAGCATGGATCTGGATATGGATAAGATGTCAACACCTAAAAATGCAGCAAAAGAACATTGGTTTATTCACTTATCGACAGCTTCCTTgtcatcattttcaaataaaatcaatgtAACTAAACCAGTGCATGCACACAAATGTCTCTTACAATTGAGTGGCCAACAAGCTCCATTTGAGAGTTAGTATCAAGATTTTCACCAACAACTAGAGGCATTGATGCAGGAGCCTGTTTTGAGTTCTGTTCTTTTCCATCACCAACACTAAATCCTGACCAGATATGAACAATGCCACTATTTTCTTTATACAGGTACAATTAGGGTGAGCATTCCACCCATCAAAACAGATCAGCCCGCCAAAATTGGCTAAATAACTGAATTAAACTGAATCGGTAGGACTCAAATTCACTTTTTTGAAAAGGTTGATTTATGTGTGTTACATATACAACAAGCATAAAGACAATGTTTGATATAGGATATATAATATCCAATTCAAGACCTTGTTGGATCTtgggttatttcaaaataatcttgtttgatgtagattACTGAAAATCAGGTTGGGTAAGAAGATATTaggagtataaatatataatcacaaatttattattatttagtaaaaaagGGTAATTTAGTACTTTGATTGATGATTCGAATGACCCACATCAAAGAAGGCCCATCTGATCCTTTTGGATATAAGGTTGAACATCGAACCCATAGgacattttagtaatttaacccaaataatcttAAGAAAAAAACCACTTgtttatcaaacaagattttaatttcataaccttcaaataacccaacataaGACAAGCTATAAGGACATGCTGTAATTAACACAAACTAAATAGATTAACAAAGATAGTACCATTGTTTGATGAGAGTGACATAGTCATAGTTCCAGAATCACCATTATTTTGTAAATGGAGAGCGTTTTCCTCAGCCAAGGATATGGAATTCATCCCAATTCCACGCCACCAAGGTTGGGCGTAAGTTGTTGGAGATGGAGTGTCGTGCGCATCCTTTTCCACCTGTTGATCTTCGTTATTGCACCTTGATGGCATGTCTCAACCTAGATCTTATGTCAAGAGCTGTTTGTCTTAAAAACAGAAACATCATTTGTAACTTGTAAGCCATTTTGAGACATAATTGGGAAAAATTGCAGCAATGTCCAGATATcgagaagaaaacaaaatttccaTACAGAATTTATCTGTCTATTACAATTTCCAAAATCATTATCAGATAAGCGAGGAAACCCCAAGTTAAAGAATGAGATGTGGCAGCATGCCAGGTCATCGCCACGTGTATCACATGGTGCCTAGTCAAGCCATGTCAACCGCAAATATGGTTATAGCAACTGATAGCCTGAAGGTTGTTtgagattatttccaaataatctgCCATCTCATCAAACACCATTCAAATCATCCTTTAGAATACCAAAATacccttcattttttttcaaacaccGTTTAATATCAATTTAATGTATAGGTAATATGGCAAATAAACCTAAATATTCTGAATTTTTTTTCCCAAACAAGCTGGAAACTAAATCCAAAAGGTAATCTTAAATTAAAGGATTCTGATTCTAAATTGATATTCTAAACATGTGTATAAGAAAACTACAATATAGAGCCATTAGGTCTTTCCCATATAAATATACTAAGGGTGATTTGCATATCGGATTGAGtagggtttttttgaaatttttaaattcGGCCCTACTATATCGGTTATATACTTTATCATGACCCTATATCCAAGGGATTGGATATATCAGATATAGGGtcaatttgataaatttttagataTACCAAAAAGGGTAACATAacaacaatttcaaacaaattttcttattaaatcaAAACAGAAAGATCATGTTGGTATATCCATAAAACTTATTCATAAATCATAACTTTcagatcaaataaaaaccctaaatCGATCTGTTTGAATAGTCATCTAGAAAAAACATCAAATACAACAGACAGGAATTCTTCAACAGAtcaattaaaatcttaatttgaTTGAGAAACAAAATCTAGAGCAAAAGATATTCTCGTCAAAGACGAAACAAAAGTTAAGGAAAGTCAACCGAACAAGATTGCAAAATGATTCACGGAACTGACTATAAATAGGCAAGAAAATTCAGACCAATTAAGGAAACTAAAATCTATCCTTTTTAATTTCCCAAAAATGTTCTATAATCAACCAATCAATTAAAAACGAATTGGGTAAAAGATTCAATTCATTTATTAGCGAATCAAAGATTAATCAAAACAAGTAGTGAGAAAAAAGATGCTTACTTTGAGGAGTTAAGAACAAACTGGAGGAAACCCTAAAAGATTTGATCTTTTTTTAGTCTGAATTCAATCCATGAATCCTGTTTAGTCTGCGAAGGAGGGTGACGGTTTAGGAGAGAGGAGACAAgcatctagagagagagagaggaagtGTTGAGAAGTGTGTTTCAAGAGTAGTAATTTATTCCTTAAAAActgtctttttctttttcttttcttttttcatttctttttcaatcgaaatcttcaatttttagggttttaattatgttttatattaacTCTTTTGATTGGTCAGAAACAGCCCTGGAATTTCAAGGATTTGCAAACATgtctttttttcctttcttttcttAAGTAGAAATATTTCAAAACATCTgggtttataaaatatatatatctagatATATGatcatcttatttttttaatggttttttaaattaatattataatatgaagAATTTGAATGGTAATGAGAAGAGATAAGAAAGATGTgtgttttgaatatatatatatatataactaattttattaaattacatggataaatttatttttaaggatatatatcttttaaattatagtgtttaattttttttatctagtaaaatagttaattattgtATTGTCGTATATGTTACAAAGGGTGAATGTCGATTATTTTTGCACACAATGACTAGTGAGtatgattaagatttattaggAGAtagtctaattttattttattttttataattattgaaaagTTTGGATGGAgacatcttttatttatatatatatatatatatatatatatatatatatatatatatatatatatatatatatatatatatattcgagttatattttgattattttctaatagactatttaattgaaaaaaaatctttgaaTTTTCAATGTTATTAGTCGTTCGATGTGtatcatttaaaatgtttgCTTTCAGTGATTTATTTTAGAAAGTCGTTGGAGTTGGTCGGTAAATTAGTTGTTCTTATTAGGATCTACAAACTCTATAATCTTTTGAGTAacatgtttgtatttttttttcaattttttgttttaactttttaatttttattttattttctcatattaatttaaaccattcttatcatttttaaatataagtggaccatttaaacaaaaaaaatgtaacaagttaaatatttttatttttaatctatttttatttatatataactaaatgaATATGAATTATCTAATagtcttatattaaataaatatttaatatatttaattaagtaataaatcattttatctaatatatatatatataataataatgtttaaatttttaaaatgttcggattgtcgggtcgagtgatgtgcttaatttggatatatatgtgtgagtaaatgaatatttgtgtcggattgtgggttgatccgtccataaatttaaaatggttaaaaataaaaattatatttatgtttcgaacttggaacataaatcaaacaaatacaactctttcatcaattaagctaataagactttatattttaaatttaacatcaaatttgataaacgcgggacatttataacaatataagttcaactttctaactaactaatatatatatatatatatatatatatatatatatatatatatatatatatatatataattatgcttaatttcaaagtgtcttgAATTGTCGGTCGAGAGATGTGACTactttggatatatatgtgagagtaaatagatatttgagtcggattgtggggttgatccgtccataaacttaaaacggttaaaaataaaataaaaaatgatatatgtatgtttcgaacttacaattTAACCAAATCGAGTACAaatctttaaccaagtgtgaatGTGATGTGGTTTGTCAATGGATAATATtgattctataaaaaaaaaatgtggaaGATATTTTGTTATCATAGTTTAGATTAAGTTTATTTCTTAGTTAtggtaaataattaataagttatttaaaaaaaagttgatttaaattattttaaaaattgaattatttgagtttgttttaataaaaatcatacatatattttgtttttaaaagtacaaattatttatgataatttaattaataatttaaataatttgattaatgaaaaataaaagatattaaggtgggttatttaagattattttaaaataggaaAACCAATCCTCTTATTAATTAcatctttaaattattaatcaaaaactttttattctttttaataaaaataatttattcaaacttttaatattcttttatccTAATCAATCCCAAACAAAGCAAGActtaaattacaaatttattttatttatttgaaatttaaatattctttatttctcaatagagttataatatTTGGAAAAAGAATACTTttaagatgatttttttttatgttggatcttttacaaataaaaacacATAAATGGGGAGGagcttttaataattaaaatggaGCGCACTTATAACACATTCTCATTtgctttaattatttttttattttgcctcatatttaaaatacatgTGCTTTActtttttaatgtataaatatttttattataatttatacctaattttccatttatttttttaattaactcaGTTAGTGGCGTCACATCGtaccattaaatattttaaataaatgaaaagttatgtgaatatattaattaaatttatcttaaatttaaaactttttggTACACACGTGTACGGCAATTAAGGTACTCCACAAGTAAAAGTTAATTCaaagtataattttttgaacattttttttccGAAATATAGTAATCTACTTTATGGAATCTAATaaacttttctttttataaatttataaaactcatttgaatcaaaatattattaaaattttaaaaataatttgtgatttattttgttaataaaactGAAAGAATttacaattaacaaaattaaaataataaaaaaaaaattaaaatatacaaatctcaatattaatatatatatatatatatatatatatatatatttgaaaattcaaCATCATAAGTCATACCTACCAACTCAATTGGTGGAAGGAAAGAGATATGtataggccttgtttgatatgCATGGTTtcttttgacaaaaataaaaataaaaaatgcaaaaGAATAAAGAAGCTCATTTTACTTTCTTAAGTTACAGgggaaaaaatcattttatatcgGAACTCATAAGCTAAATATATTgatgtcttttatatttttaaaatttttaaaattaaaaaaaaaaaaaaactcaaatgatAAGAGTCTTCTATAAtagattcaatttttttaatccaatttccaatcaaacaacaacaaaattatccatgaaattgattgaaattttatttaaaatttaacatgaaaaagtaatttatttgggtctaaaatattcataatttttaatattaatttttttaatttaaataatttgataaggTAAATATTAACAGCTAggttgatatttttgtttttgaatttttttcttattcacattagtattattttaataattaaattacttataaattattgaCTCATTTAAAGTGGTTATTTGTTATGCATTATTTGCAAAAAGTCTCATCTCATTTCAAAAATCTTGCTTTTTTTTGTTGGATGAATATAATAAATGGGAGGatagaatgaaaaaataatatattatgattagTCGTTGTATAATGTGTTGTAAACTATTATAATTAGTCGCTGTATAATGTGTTGTAAAGAGGTGGAGACGATATCTCATTTGTTTTTACGTACCTTAAAAaatagtgattgtgatttggagTCTACTTTGGAACATAATTGACAATGAGTGAGTGATTTCTAAGTGAATCGTCGGTTTTTGGGATGGTTGAATAGAAACCGCGAGCTTGGTTGGATTGAGACGATGAACCCATATACCAATTATTTTCTAATGGACTGTTTGGCTCGAAATGAACCATATTACTTTCAGTGATCGATTGATATATTTACTCCACAAcgctattattatgacaatataaaatatttattctagaAAATCGGTAGAGACTATCGGTGAACTCAATAATCTTTTTAAGAATCAATCTCTTTAAcgttaaattttatgttatgtttgttcgttgataaacattttttttcttatttttcattgTTACTCATAAATGATTAATCTTGTTGTGTTTTGGGTATGTTTGGTGATAAAGTAACACTCGTGTTTTTGTGTTGTTTTTGTCATTTAAACGATTATCGTTTATATCATATTGtattaatctttaaaaaaatattaaattacttaattcattaactaaaatatcaaaatatttttattaaatttaaatttaaatgcaaaaatattttaatcatagttTTGAAACCCAGCCTGGCCGACTCAGCCCGTCGATCGGGCTGACAAACCCAATGAACCAATTGTCAAACCTGGTGAACCAGTTGTCAAACCGGACAGGATTGATGAAAAAATCGGAAATGTAATCAACCTAGTTAAACTCGATCAACCCACTGGTTGGACCGAAAATTGGGTAGTCTAGGTTAACCCAACGGGTTTAtcccattttaaaaaaaaaatcacttcttTTATTTCTCACTTCGATTGACAACAAAGACTAACTCAAGAAGAGTGAGTGTGAGATATTTTAGAGTCTATACTATACTTCGATAGAGAAACGAATCAGATAAAGGATCACCATCATGTTTAGAAAGAGATGAGTCAGCAGAGACGGGAGTGTGTAATGACTTTGCTTGAAGCATATCAGCCCAAGTGAGAATATCGTCAATATACTTGGATAGACAAAGAAATAAACCATCTTTGGTACGAGTGAGTAAAATTTTTCCATTAAAGTAAACAGCATAATTGTAGATAAAGAACTATATTAGTGATCTACTTCCACTCGAAGATAATAATGTAATTGACCTAAATATTTAATAGaggataatttatttaattgaagtatttttttgttaaaaatgatttatttgcCTATGATAATAATATCGTCAATATATACTAAAAAGTATGCGGTTATTTGAGGTGCATAATATGTGAAGAGAGTTGTGTCAGATTTCGATTCTATGATATCAAGAGATAATAGAGCAGTCTAGAGAGTAGCATACCAAGCACGAGGAGACTACTTAagactttaatttttttttataaagtttgcatatatgattaggaaaatATAGATGGACAAAACCGGGTGATTGTGTCATGTAAACTTCTTCTTGTAGAgacccatgaagaaatgcattactaatatcaagttgatgaatgaactattgataaaatatttccaAAGAAAGAATAACACGAATAGTAGTGTGTTTTTTCACAATACTGAATGTCTCTTCATAATCAATACCTTGTTGTTGATAGAATCCTTTAACCACAAGACTTGTTTTATGTCGATCAATAAACCCATTGACTTTATGCTTGAGTTTAAAAacacatttacatccaacaaaaTTATGAGATAGTGTATGAGGAATAAGTGACCATGTTTTATTCTGAATAAGAGTGTTATATTCATTTGTCATGACAATACGCTATTGTGGATCCTTATTAGCTTTGGTAAAACATGTAAGTGTAGTAGCGGAAGAAATAGTATTGAGATCTTATTAGGACATTGATCGTGATTTATTGcgtgtgatcatatgatgagTAGATAATTTATGTGTATTTAACTGTTGTGATAATTGGTTGTATTGAATGAACTGTAATAGTAGTAGAAGAAGATGATATAGTGAGCGTTTTGCGAATAATTAAtagttcatattttttaaattgtgttaATAGAGACAATAAACAGATTGTAAttgtaaaacaatattttgaattttgataattACTTTGACAATTGTTGTATAATCAATTTGatgaatttttgttatttttgtattattttattactatatgAAATTCACTAGTTGAACTAGTTGACTAACCAGTTCAACCAGTAACCCAATGACTCATCACAAGTTTATGAAGTTTGAAGaacacaacattaatatttcaCAATTACACCTTCAACCTCAAGAACACAACATCAATATCTTAAGTTTGAAGagaaatgttaaaatataaaataatatatgtaaaacATTATCATAATATTCTCTTATTCTAACGACTCAGTTCCTTCACTAAATTGATGACCAGACCGAATTTTAAAACTATGATTTTAATACCtcttaaacaaatttcaaataacttgtAGACAAATATATTTTGGACAAAACCCATAAATAAAtcccaatatcaaacaaatccaaataaataaatgatctaAATCAAGAAGAGGGTAGTCTTGCCATTGAGTGAATGTGAGGGGCAAAATGGTATTATACGATGAATAAAGTTCAAAAAGTAGATAgataatgaattataataaagattgaatttttattaattaaatattgaaaggaCGACAGCCCAACATTTGTCTTTAGGCCACGACGTGTCACGATTCTCGAAAATGTCCTAATTTCTACATTTCCACGTGGTCCTAGGTGGAACTGCCAGCTGGCATGTTTCGGTGGGTGGCTGATGACACCATCTCGATTCTTTTGTCGTGACGTGGtccctttaaaaaaaaaaaaaatttaaacagaAATATCCATATCTCCTAGGTTTTTGTGTTCAAACGTttgaatatgaaaatatgattCTTCTATGGTTTTTGTCAATCTAGGttgtttctaaaataaataaataattaaagaatgaaaataaatcacttaaaaaaataaataaaaagtaagcaCACGTGTCATAACATAATTAACTTGGATATGTATTATGTAGACTTTAATTTCATACTTGACTCCCTACATTGCTCATTTCTTTATCAATAaactaaataatcaaatataagatatacaagattataaaattaatttctttcaaTCTTTTTACCATTTGAACCTAATCAAATTTACTATATACTTCGCCTTCTATTTATGAATCAAGCCcgttattttgagttttttaaaaattacttttatcaCCCGAATTATTCGGGTTTGATTCTCAcgtattcttaaaattttaaaatggaaaatatatctatttataaaaaaaaataaaatgaaattaataataataaataatcatacaaaaaattgatattaatttaattttttcaagaaCCACTAACCACCGAATAAATGGGCTATTTGAAATTGGTTTATATTAGTTTGAAGTTAATGGgcttgatttaataattattttccttATTGGGCTCAAAACTAAACGATTCTACTGTTTGGGCTTTCGTTGAGAAGCACTCTCTAGTGATCAAACTAAATTTCGGCCCAACCCATTAGTGAGAAAAAGCTCCAATCGAACTCAGAGCATATAAGGGCATCTAGGCCCAATTTATGAAAAATCTAGAactgaatttgaatttggacacatatttttttttataatttatttaaaaatataatatttttattaagatataattttaaataaaataatgttattaaatatattttaattatatatatatattaataaatttaataatattttaatattaaaacccTAGTCATAGCCTAGGgctcctcaaatataagaatattcttattAAGGGAATTAACATGATAGTGACTTTCagggtaaaaaaatatataataaaagttaaattaagaaaaaattgcTATGTTTGAATTAAGTTTTCacaattagatttttattatatgaaaattttatatttactatATGTCTTTTAGAAATTGTAATGATTTAGAAAATTGTAAagatcattattaaaaaaatattttttatattaaatgaagtCAAAATTCaccatataattaaaaaaaaattatacaaaaattacactataatatgaagaataatttataccaaataaaacaactcattttaatttaggtaGTGAAATATTcacaaaatatcaa includes:
- the LOC124944020 gene encoding nuclear transcription factor Y subunit A-4-like, whose translation is MPSRCNNEDQQVEKDAHDTPSPTTYAQPWWRGIGMNSISLAEENALHLQNNGDSGTMTMSLSSNNGFSVGDGKEQNSKQAPASMPLVVGENLDTNSQMELVGHSIVLTSYPYPDPCYGGILTYGGPQVHPHLLGMHQTRMPLPLEMEEEPVYVNAKQYHGILRRRQVRAKLESEKKLVKARKPYLHESRHQHAMRRARGCGGRFLNSSKKHGNDDSGKDANNKGPNENSNQPNGHLNGYGVWNNGGTLQEGSFKPMR